One Brassica napus cultivar Da-Ae chromosome A1, Da-Ae, whole genome shotgun sequence genomic region harbors:
- the LOC106412167 gene encoding tRNA N(3)-methylcytidine methyltransferase METTL6, with the protein MEKGGEAGEYHSKDFEWEFVKNLVENDPSLSHHLQEPHLVDSSSSFSSSVSKPWQDFHSRHSSGKFFKERRYLLKEFPELVLCGENTKLLEVGCGNGSTVLPVLRGSKNITVYACDCSSEALVRTKENINRAIATVDNFHSFTCDFSTSAFPNWLACHHCRHNKHCHHSGESDDTSLNEHCIGGVDFVTLIFTLSAVPKERMPRAIKECFAVLKPGGLLLFRDYGLYDMTMLRFEPEKCIGFREYVRSDGTLSYFFCLDTVKRLFTDAGFIEVELENCCVKAVNRRKNKNMYRIWVHGKFQKPFLK; encoded by the exons ATGGAGAAAGGAGGGGAAGCAGGAGAGTATCATTCAAAGGATTTCGAATGGGAGTTTGTGAAGAATTTGGTCGAGAATGATCCTTCTCTCTCCCACCATCTACAAGAACCACATCTAGTagattcctcctcctccttctcctcttctgttTCGAAGCCATGGCAAGATTTCCACTCCCGTCACTCCTCTGGAAAGTTCTTCAAG GAAAGAAGATATCTGTTGAAGGAATTTCCTGAGTTAGTTTTATGTGGCGAAAACACTAAACTCTTGGAAGTCGGTTGCGGTAATGGGAGTACTGTCCTTCCAGTTTTACG TGGAAGCAAGAACATTACCGTATACGCTTGCGATTGTAGCAGTGAGGCCCTCGTTAGGACTAAAGAGAACATTAATCGCGCTATTGCTACAGTTGATAACTTCCATTCTTTCACTTGTGACTTTTCAACGTCTGCATTCCCAAATTGGTTGGCGTGTCATCATTGTCGACACAACAAACATTGCCACCATTCAG gGGAGAGTGATGATACTTCtttgaatgagcattgcatcggTGGAGTGGATTTTGTCACTCTG ATTTTCACATTGTCGGCAGTGCCTAAAGAAAGGATGCCGAGAGCTATCAAAGAATGCTTTGCTGTGCTGAAACCTGGTGGTCTGCTCTTGTTCAGAGATTACG GCTTATATGACATGACTATGCTGCGGTTTGAGCCAGAGAAATGTATTGGGTTTAGGGAATACGTGCGGTCAGATGGAACCCTTTCCTATTTCTTTTGTCTCGACACTGTTAAAAGACTATTTACAGATGCCGGATTCATCGAG GTCGAGCTTGAAAATTGTTGTGTCAAAGCAGTAAACCGGAGAAAGAATAAGAATATGTACAGAATTTGGGTTCATGGGAAATTCCAAAAGccatttctaaaataa